One genomic window of Kosmotoga olearia TBF 19.5.1 includes the following:
- a CDS encoding complex I subunit 5 family protein translates to MEILMTPISFMLFLPLVVILLDLVFPVKIVRWLNIITIASLFANTLFFVRDLPLSFSLNGEKLYVLDDLSFFTVFFANLLGFVFSIYLLKTGIKKVHIYFILTVYFVNSALMSDNAILFLIFWGLSGLMLYLYGVIREEAAAISKKALLISGISDALLIFAFLIIISSTGLPLRMSGSPIGINGGWIVTAFIFIALASFAKAGAFPLHTWVPEYCEKSILESTFLLPASLDKLMGIYLFARLFMNFITPSEVLKIVMALLGALTIIAAVMMALIQHNGRKLLGYHAVSQVGYMVLGVATGNPIGIAGGLLHMVNHSIYKSGLFMGMGNVESQSGTSELEKIGGLSKKMPVTFIGTLVCSFSISGIPLTNGFVSKWLVYQGVLIAIASSGYMLGVLYMICLVLALFGSALTFASFMKFIYSSFLSKRPKRLDGVKEVSIVRQIALSINAGLCLMIGIGWRFFPLRFIDRILPVKQITPVGFYSSPELLSVIVLSLLFGGLIYLIFKRVRFDEAFVGGQKDSASFKISGVDFFNEVEEMPPLKSIYTAAENKWFDAFELLKAGARNLAIPLRKLHTGELSFQLVWIVIGLFVFLFVMARGG, encoded by the coding sequence ATGGAAATCCTTATGACTCCGATTTCTTTTATGCTTTTTTTGCCGTTAGTTGTGATTCTATTAGATCTTGTTTTTCCGGTAAAAATCGTGCGGTGGCTTAACATAATAACTATCGCTTCTCTCTTTGCAAACACTCTGTTTTTTGTCAGAGATCTTCCACTCAGTTTTTCTTTGAATGGCGAGAAGTTGTACGTCCTTGACGATCTTTCTTTCTTCACAGTATTCTTTGCTAATCTTCTTGGCTTTGTTTTTTCTATATACCTTCTGAAAACCGGTATAAAAAAGGTTCATATATACTTTATCCTCACAGTGTACTTCGTCAACAGCGCCCTTATGTCTGATAATGCAATTCTTTTTCTCATTTTCTGGGGATTGTCAGGTTTGATGCTTTATTTGTACGGTGTTATTCGTGAAGAAGCGGCTGCAATTTCCAAGAAGGCTTTGCTGATTTCAGGAATATCAGATGCTCTGCTGATATTTGCCTTTTTAATCATTATTAGCTCCACAGGCTTGCCTCTCAGGATGAGTGGAAGTCCAATTGGCATAAACGGAGGATGGATTGTGACGGCTTTCATTTTTATAGCTTTAGCTTCTTTTGCTAAAGCTGGAGCTTTTCCACTCCATACATGGGTTCCGGAATACTGTGAGAAATCCATTCTCGAATCCACTTTTTTGCTTCCCGCTTCTCTCGACAAACTAATGGGTATTTACCTTTTTGCCAGGCTGTTCATGAATTTCATAACTCCTTCGGAAGTTCTGAAAATAGTGATGGCCTTACTCGGTGCTTTGACAATAATAGCTGCAGTTATGATGGCTCTGATACAGCACAACGGGCGAAAGCTTCTCGGTTATCATGCCGTTAGCCAGGTTGGATACATGGTCCTTGGTGTAGCGACCGGTAATCCCATTGGTATAGCTGGTGGGTTGTTGCACATGGTTAACCATTCTATCTATAAATCCGGATTGTTTATGGGGATGGGAAATGTTGAGAGTCAGTCCGGAACAAGTGAACTCGAAAAAATAGGGGGGCTATCCAAAAAAATGCCGGTTACTTTCATAGGCACGTTGGTCTGTTCCTTCTCCATTTCTGGAATACCACTTACCAATGGTTTCGTTTCTAAATGGTTGGTGTATCAGGGAGTATTAATTGCAATAGCCAGCAGCGGTTATATGCTGGGTGTTTTATATATGATATGCCTTGTTCTTGCCCTTTTTGGTAGTGCGTTGACCTTTGCCAGTTTTATGAAGTTCATCTATTCGTCTTTTCTCAGCAAGCGACCCAAAAGGTTGGATGGAGTAAAGGAAGTTTCGATTGTCAGACAAATAGCGCTATCGATAAATGCAGGCCTTTGTCTGATGATCGGTATTGGATGGAGGTTCTTCCCTCTAAGATTTATCGATAGAATCCTGCCTGTGAAACAAATTACTCCAGTAGGTTTCTATTCTTCGCCGGAACTGCTGAGTGTGATTGTCCTCAGTCTTTTGTTCGGTGGCCTCATTTATCTGATTTTTAAGCGAGTGAGGTTTGATGAAGCTTTTGTTGGAGGTCAGAAAGATTCTGCTTCTTTCAAGATTAGTGGGGTTGATTTTTTCAACGAAGTTGAAGAAATGCCACCGCTGAAGAGTATATACACAGCAGCGGAAAATAAATGGTTTGATGCCTTTGAACTGTTGAAAGCAGGTGCCCGCAACCTGGCAATACCACTGAGAAAGTTGCATACAGGTGAGCTGTCTTTTCAACTGGTATGGATAGTTATTGGGCTATTCGTTTTTCTCTTTGTAATGGCGAGAGGGGGGTAA
- a CDS encoding MnhB domain-containing protein yields MKKEHGMTIIVKTITRFTVWLIMLYGIFLVVHGHLTPGGGFAGGLVIALAFIHITLAYGKKSPIKLPDEEALHMLESTGVLFYVGIGLVAMLLGLPFLTNFLGKGKLFDLFSSGTIPLLNFAIALKVGTGIFLAFVVLALIEHDEGEDNREE; encoded by the coding sequence ATGAAAAAAGAACACGGAATGACAATCATTGTCAAGACCATAACGCGTTTCACTGTCTGGTTGATAATGCTTTATGGAATATTTCTTGTTGTTCACGGGCACCTGACGCCCGGCGGTGGATTCGCTGGTGGACTCGTTATTGCTTTGGCTTTCATTCACATCACTCTCGCATACGGTAAAAAATCTCCGATAAAGCTTCCGGATGAGGAAGCACTTCATATGCTGGAGTCCACGGGAGTTCTGTTTTATGTTGGAATTGGTTTGGTTGCTATGCTGCTTGGGCTACCTTTTCTGACAAACTTCCTGGGAAAAGGGAAACTTTTTGATCTCTTCAGCTCAGGTACTATACCGCTACTGAATTTCGCCATTGCCTTAAAAGTTGGAACGGGAATATTCCTTGCGTTTGTTGTTTTGGCTTTGATAGAACATGATGAAGGAGAGGATAACAGGGAGGAATGA
- the mbhE gene encoding hydrogen gas-evolving membrane-bound hydrogenase subunit E translates to MPIESWMYFLIGFMIFASIVALEIKDLLSSVISVGMVGLAVAVAFLFLQAPDLALVQFVYEIISVIILILLLKNSGERYETVKESKVSFSAKLVVILLVLFLIAPLFSILPEFGKPLLEVSERYLESGTEETGAVNLVTSVVLDYRVYDTLGEATILFVSILGVVTLLRKRDKGKDDI, encoded by the coding sequence ATGCCAATCGAATCGTGGATGTACTTTCTCATTGGTTTTATGATTTTCGCATCGATAGTTGCTCTCGAAATAAAAGACCTTTTGTCTTCGGTGATTTCTGTTGGTATGGTTGGACTCGCTGTTGCCGTTGCTTTTCTATTTTTACAGGCACCTGACCTCGCTCTCGTACAGTTTGTTTACGAAATCATCTCGGTGATAATCCTTATTTTGCTGTTGAAGAATTCCGGCGAGCGTTATGAAACCGTTAAAGAAAGTAAGGTTTCTTTCTCCGCCAAATTAGTTGTGATTCTTTTGGTTCTTTTTCTGATAGCTCCACTTTTCTCCATTCTGCCAGAATTTGGAAAACCCTTGCTAGAGGTTTCAGAGAGATATCTGGAAAGTGGTACTGAGGAAACAGGTGCGGTCAACCTTGTGACCTCCGTTGTTCTTGATTACAGAGTTTATGACACCCTTGGTGAGGCAACTATTTTATTCGTTTCTATTCTTGGCGTTGTAACCCTCCTTAGAAAAAGGGACAAAGGGAAGGATGACATATGA